The following are encoded in a window of Arthrobacter woluwensis genomic DNA:
- a CDS encoding acyl-CoA thioesterase, producing MTERPGLSFPVQIRFGDIDSYGHVNNVIYLSYLEDARVQLIHRALGEDAGAGAAEEDSFHDLVGVENFTLVARHEIEYVKPLLFRTDPVHVNIWVTGIGGSSFDFGYEVAEPDGSAVYALAASSMVLVNRDSGVPVRLSPAQRHALEQWKGEAVPFRRRR from the coding sequence ATGACAGAACGTCCCGGCCTGAGTTTCCCCGTCCAGATCCGCTTCGGCGACATCGACAGCTACGGCCACGTGAACAACGTGATCTACCTCAGCTACCTCGAGGATGCCCGTGTCCAGCTGATCCACCGGGCGCTGGGAGAGGATGCGGGGGCGGGCGCCGCGGAGGAGGACTCGTTCCACGATCTGGTGGGCGTGGAGAACTTCACCCTGGTGGCGCGGCATGAGATCGAATACGTCAAGCCGCTGCTCTTCCGCACCGATCCGGTGCACGTCAACATCTGGGTCACGGGTATCGGCGGGTCCAGTTTCGACTTCGGGTACGAGGTCGCGGAACCGGACGGCTCAGCCGTGTACGCGCTCGCCGCGTCGTCCATGGTCCTGGTCAACCGCGACAGCGGCGTGCCCGTCCGGCTGAGCCCGGCTCAGCGGCACGCGCTCGAACAGTGGAAAGGCGAGGCGGTGCCGTTCCGCCGTCGTCGCTGA
- a CDS encoding mechanosensitive ion channel family protein produces MTGASVDFLEVAIVIAVGVLIWALATFLIRKVTKRIAQGITFLKKERFRWVAPALQALESQRREQRAKTIGSLLTSVTTVVISVIVVFYVLKAFGVDIAPLLASVGVVGIAIGFGSQQLIRDYLAGIFISLEDQYGIGDRIVTSEVEGVVKAVGLRITKVEGDDGTIWYLRNGEIMRVGNRSQGNYVPAETPSGTEEGQ; encoded by the coding sequence ATGACGGGAGCGTCCGTCGATTTTCTCGAAGTGGCGATCGTGATCGCGGTCGGAGTGCTGATCTGGGCGCTGGCGACCTTCTTGATCCGCAAGGTCACCAAGCGGATCGCCCAGGGCATCACGTTCCTGAAGAAGGAGCGCTTCCGCTGGGTGGCTCCGGCGCTGCAGGCCCTGGAGAGCCAGCGCCGCGAGCAGCGGGCCAAGACGATCGGCTCCCTGCTGACGAGTGTGACCACGGTGGTGATCTCCGTGATCGTCGTGTTCTACGTCCTCAAGGCGTTCGGCGTGGACATCGCGCCGCTCCTGGCGAGCGTCGGCGTGGTGGGCATCGCGATCGGCTTCGGCTCCCAGCAGCTCATCCGGGACTACCTCGCCGGCATCTTCATCAGCCTCGAGGACCAGTACGGCATCGGGGACCGGATCGTGACCAGTGAGGTCGAAGGCGTCGTGAAGGCCGTAGGACTGCGGATCACCAAGGTCGAGGGCGACGACGGCACCATCTGGTACCTGCGCAATGGTGAGATCATGAGGGTGGGGAACCGCTCGCAGGGCAACTACGTCCCCGCAGAGACCCCCTCCGGCACGGAAGAAGGACAGTAA
- a CDS encoding DUF6993 domain-containing protein, with protein MKPSAAAPHSSFREPVLHRAWSESDVQRGGHSRRLLAAGAVSLGLLLSACSSPAPAPVEPGSPATTAGAGSGATPNPAEQARQKVEASVEKSLKGVSKPSTDAVRKAMQAAVGPGVTVEVSNSVTPTGLEADAVVAAAVVVPKNCVFVYLREGTVSSKTLPTLSNGKCFIGDQGAPRAGS; from the coding sequence ATGAAGCCCTCCGCCGCCGCCCCGCATTCCTCCTTCCGCGAGCCCGTACTCCACCGTGCGTGGTCCGAGTCCGACGTGCAGCGCGGCGGTCATTCCCGCCGCCTCCTGGCGGCCGGAGCCGTGAGCCTGGGTCTCCTCCTGAGCGCCTGCAGTTCCCCGGCCCCGGCGCCGGTGGAGCCGGGGTCCCCGGCGACGACGGCGGGTGCGGGCTCCGGCGCCACGCCGAACCCTGCTGAACAAGCGCGGCAGAAGGTGGAGGCTTCGGTGGAGAAGAGCCTCAAGGGGGTCTCCAAGCCGTCCACGGACGCGGTCCGCAAGGCGATGCAGGCGGCGGTGGGCCCGGGAGTGACGGTGGAGGTCAGCAACTCGGTCACTCCGACCGGGCTGGAGGCCGATGCCGTGGTCGCCGCTGCCGTGGTGGTTCCCAAGAACTGCGTGTTCGTCTATCTCCGTGAGGGGACCGTCAGCAGCAAAACGCTGCCGACGCTGAGCAACGGCAAGTGCTTCATCGGAGATCAGGGCGCTCCCCGGGCCGGGTCCTGA
- a CDS encoding globin produces the protein MVNPEERPQLMRNDPFSQPTYTDSFYELIGGHETFVKLVDVFYEGVAQDELLRPMYPEEDLGPAKHRLTMFFEQYWGGPNTYSQERGHPRLRMRHFPFTVTAEARDRWLLHMRTAVDALELPPLHEATLWDYMERAAHSLVNTPG, from the coding sequence ATGGTCAACCCCGAGGAGCGTCCACAGCTCATGCGCAACGACCCGTTCTCGCAGCCCACCTACACGGACAGCTTCTACGAGCTGATCGGCGGTCACGAGACGTTCGTGAAGCTGGTCGACGTGTTCTACGAGGGCGTGGCCCAGGACGAGCTGCTCCGGCCGATGTACCCCGAGGAGGACCTCGGCCCCGCGAAGCACCGGCTCACGATGTTCTTCGAGCAGTACTGGGGCGGGCCGAACACCTACAGCCAGGAGCGCGGTCACCCCCGCCTGCGGATGCGGCACTTCCCCTTCACCGTGACGGCGGAGGCCCGTGACCGCTGGCTCCTGCACATGCGCACGGCCGTGGACGCCCTCGAGCTGCCGCCCCTGCACGAGGCGACGCTCTGGGACTACATGGAACGCGCCGCCCACTCGCTGGTCAACACGCCGGGTTAG
- the ettA gene encoding energy-dependent translational throttle protein EttA, with protein MAEFIYTMTKARKAVGDKVILDDVSMSFFPGAKIGVVGPNGAGKSTILKIMAGLDTPSNGEARLSPGYTVGILLQEPPLNEEKTVLGNVQEGAAEIYSKVQRFNEISEEMANPDADYDALLEEMGKLQEAIDAANAWDLDSQLEQAMDALRCPPGDADVTVLSGGERRRVALCKLLLQKPDLLLLDEPTNHLDAESVLWLEQHLSNYEGAVLAVTHDRYFLDHVAQWICEVDRGRLYPYEGNYSTYLEKKRARLEVQGKKDAKMAKRLAEELDWVRSNAKGRQTKSKARLARYEEMAAEAERTRKLDFEEIQIPPGPRLGNLVIEAENLRKGFDDRVLIDGLTFSLPRNGIVGVIGPNGVGKSTLFKTIVGLEPLDGGELKIGDTVKISYVDQSRGGIDPEKTLFEVVSDGLDFIQVGQVEMPSRAYVAAFGFKGPDQQKKAGVLSGGERNRLNLALTLKQGGNVLLLDEPTNDLDVETLSSLENALLEFPGCAVVVSHDRWFLDRVATHILAYEGTEEDPANWYWFEGNFESYEANKVDRLGAEAARPHRVTHRRLTRD; from the coding sequence ATGGCGGAATTCATTTACACGATGACCAAGGCTCGCAAGGCCGTTGGTGACAAGGTCATTCTCGATGACGTCAGCATGTCGTTCTTCCCCGGTGCCAAAATCGGTGTCGTGGGCCCGAACGGTGCTGGTAAGTCGACCATCCTCAAGATCATGGCCGGACTGGACACCCCCTCCAACGGTGAGGCCCGGCTCAGCCCCGGTTATACCGTGGGCATCCTTCTCCAGGAGCCTCCTCTGAACGAGGAGAAGACCGTTCTGGGCAACGTCCAGGAAGGTGCCGCTGAGATCTACTCCAAGGTCCAGCGCTTCAACGAGATCTCCGAAGAGATGGCCAATCCCGATGCGGATTACGACGCCCTCCTCGAAGAGATGGGCAAGCTGCAGGAGGCCATCGACGCCGCCAACGCCTGGGACCTGGACTCCCAGCTGGAGCAGGCCATGGACGCGCTGCGCTGCCCGCCGGGTGACGCCGACGTGACCGTCCTCTCCGGTGGTGAGCGCCGCCGTGTCGCGCTCTGCAAGCTCCTGCTGCAGAAGCCCGACCTCCTCCTGCTCGATGAGCCCACCAACCACCTGGACGCCGAGAGCGTGCTGTGGCTGGAACAGCACCTCAGCAACTACGAAGGCGCCGTCCTCGCGGTCACCCACGATCGCTACTTCCTGGACCACGTCGCCCAGTGGATCTGTGAAGTCGACCGCGGACGTCTCTACCCGTACGAGGGCAACTACTCCACGTACCTGGAGAAGAAGCGCGCCCGTCTGGAAGTCCAGGGCAAGAAGGACGCCAAGATGGCCAAGCGCCTGGCCGAGGAACTGGACTGGGTCCGCTCCAACGCCAAGGGCCGCCAGACCAAGTCCAAGGCCCGTCTCGCCCGCTACGAGGAGATGGCAGCCGAGGCCGAGCGCACCCGCAAGCTCGACTTCGAAGAGATCCAGATCCCGCCGGGACCGCGCCTGGGCAACCTGGTCATCGAGGCCGAGAACCTGCGCAAGGGCTTCGACGACCGCGTCCTGATCGACGGCCTGACGTTCTCCCTGCCCCGCAACGGCATCGTCGGTGTCATCGGCCCCAACGGTGTCGGCAAGTCCACGCTCTTCAAGACCATCGTCGGCCTGGAGCCCCTGGACGGCGGCGAGCTCAAGATCGGTGACACGGTCAAGATCTCCTACGTCGACCAGAGCCGTGGCGGCATCGACCCGGAGAAGACCCTCTTCGAGGTCGTCTCCGACGGTCTGGACTTCATCCAGGTAGGCCAGGTCGAGATGCCGTCCCGCGCCTACGTGGCTGCCTTCGGCTTCAAGGGCCCGGACCAGCAGAAGAAGGCCGGCGTGCTGTCCGGCGGTGAGCGCAACCGCCTGAACCTGGCGCTCACCCTCAAGCAGGGTGGCAACGTCCTGCTCCTCGATGAGCCCACCAACGACCTCGATGTCGAGACCCTCAGCAGCCTCGAGAACGCGCTGCTGGAGTTCCCCGGCTGCGCCGTCGTCGTCAGCCACGACCGCTGGTTCCTGGACCGAGTGGCCACGCACATCCTGGCCTACGAGGGCACCGAGGAAGACCCGGCCAACTGGTACTGGTTCGAAGGCAACTTCGAGTCCTACGAGGCCAACAAGGTCGACCGTCTGGGCGCCGAAGCGGCGCGTCCGCATCGCGTGACGCACCGCCGCCTGACCCGCGACTGA
- the glmS gene encoding glutamine--fructose-6-phosphate transaminase (isomerizing), producing MCGIVGYIGHQPAAPILIEGLTRLEYRGYDSAGIAVVGSKGTTTVRQVGRVRQLEAALPKRLAGKAGIGHTRWATHGPAVEENAHPHRSQDGRISVVHNGIIDNAAGLRAQLTDAGVTFTSETDTEVIAHLVARSTAATLEEAVLEALGKITGTYALAVLDEQHPDRIVLARSGSPLIIGIGDKEMLVASDVAALVRHTNQVVHLEDGELATVTATGFRTFDRGNSPTSREPVEISVAAEDLELSGYQHYMLKEIHEQPDAAAMVLRGRLDERFATARLDGLGLDPRELRGFRRVKILGCGSAYYVGQLGAQLIEDLARIPADAEAASEFRYRQPIIEPDTLYVVVSQSGETADTAFAVEEIKRKGGRVIGVVNVVGSTIARTVHGGIYLHAGPEISVASTKALTNMALAFALLALHLGRLHDLSHAEGERILRGLQRIPEQVKAILDDAGQVTALAEEIAKARSVFYIGRVRGFPVAREGAQKLKEISYIHAEAYQTSELKHGPLALIDEQVPTIAVVPDDMLTDRNVAAAEQVLARKGPLVAITHDSVELGHLKAQTIVVPKNEPELDPILLTIPTQLLAYQVAVLLGHDVDKPRNLAKSVTVE from the coding sequence ATGTGCGGAATCGTCGGATACATCGGCCACCAGCCCGCCGCGCCCATCCTCATCGAAGGCCTGACCCGCCTCGAGTACCGCGGCTACGACTCGGCGGGCATCGCCGTCGTCGGCAGCAAGGGCACGACGACGGTCCGCCAGGTCGGCCGCGTGCGCCAGCTCGAGGCGGCGCTCCCCAAGCGGCTGGCCGGTAAGGCGGGCATTGGCCACACCCGCTGGGCCACCCACGGACCCGCCGTCGAAGAGAACGCGCACCCGCACCGGAGCCAGGACGGCCGGATCAGCGTGGTCCACAACGGCATCATCGACAATGCCGCGGGTCTGCGAGCGCAGCTCACGGACGCCGGCGTGACGTTCACGAGCGAGACCGACACGGAGGTGATCGCGCATCTGGTGGCCCGTTCCACCGCGGCGACCCTCGAAGAGGCGGTCCTCGAAGCCCTCGGCAAAATCACCGGCACCTACGCGCTGGCCGTGCTCGACGAACAGCACCCGGACCGCATCGTCCTGGCCCGGAGCGGCTCCCCGCTCATCATCGGGATCGGGGACAAGGAGATGCTCGTGGCCAGCGACGTGGCCGCTCTCGTCCGCCACACCAACCAGGTGGTGCACCTGGAGGACGGCGAGCTCGCCACCGTCACGGCCACCGGCTTCAGGACCTTCGACCGTGGCAACAGCCCCACGAGCAGGGAGCCCGTGGAGATCAGCGTCGCCGCCGAGGACCTGGAACTGAGCGGTTACCAGCACTACATGCTCAAGGAGATCCACGAGCAGCCCGACGCGGCGGCCATGGTCCTGCGCGGACGTCTGGATGAGCGCTTCGCGACCGCCCGCCTGGACGGACTCGGCCTGGATCCTCGGGAACTGCGGGGTTTCCGCCGGGTGAAGATCCTGGGCTGCGGCTCCGCCTACTACGTCGGCCAGCTGGGCGCCCAGCTGATCGAGGATCTGGCCCGCATCCCCGCGGACGCCGAGGCGGCGTCGGAGTTCCGTTACCGTCAGCCGATCATCGAACCGGACACGCTGTACGTTGTCGTGAGCCAGAGCGGCGAGACGGCGGACACCGCGTTCGCCGTCGAGGAGATCAAGCGCAAGGGCGGGCGCGTGATCGGCGTCGTCAACGTGGTCGGCTCGACGATCGCCCGGACCGTGCACGGCGGCATCTATCTGCACGCCGGTCCGGAGATCTCGGTGGCGTCCACCAAGGCGCTCACCAACATGGCCCTCGCGTTCGCCCTCCTCGCCCTGCACCTGGGCCGCCTCCACGACCTCTCGCATGCCGAGGGCGAGCGCATCCTGCGCGGCCTGCAGCGCATTCCGGAGCAGGTGAAGGCGATCCTCGACGACGCCGGCCAGGTGACCGCGCTCGCCGAGGAGATCGCGAAGGCGCGCAGTGTGTTCTACATCGGCCGGGTGCGCGGCTTCCCGGTCGCGCGGGAGGGCGCACAGAAGCTCAAGGAGATCAGCTACATCCACGCGGAGGCGTACCAGACGAGCGAGCTCAAGCACGGCCCGCTGGCCCTGATCGACGAGCAGGTGCCCACCATCGCGGTGGTCCCGGATGACATGCTGACCGACCGCAACGTCGCCGCGGCCGAGCAGGTGCTCGCCCGCAAGGGACCGCTCGTGGCCATCACCCACGACTCCGTCGAGCTCGGGCACCTGAAGGCGCAGACGATCGTGGTCCCGAAGAACGAGCCGGAGCTGGACCCGATCCTCCTCACCATCCCGACGCAGCTGCTCGCTTACCAGGTGGCGGTCCTTCTGGGTCATGATGTGGACAAGCCGAGGAACCTCGCGAAGTCCGTCACCGTCGAGTGA
- a CDS encoding acyl-CoA thioesterase: MTAAHDRPTPAVPDPQETGRKATQELLKLLELDDFNGIRTDEDIFVGPVHEQPRSRVFGGQVLAQSLMAAGRTVDPERAVHSMHGYFLRAGDSQEPITFGVQRLRDGRSFSARRVHAYQGGVPILSMIASFQTEDEGVDHFQPMPEGMPDPESLPSTAELLAGIDHPVARYWAFERAFDIRHIDAPLYLSADPQAGARNAVWMKTFDTLPDDPALHRAALAYASDYTLLESILRRHSLAWSNPGMSVASLDHAMWWHRPVRADEWLLYVQDSPSAQNSRGLAQGRIYDRNGVLVASVAQEGMVRVPEL; encoded by the coding sequence ATGACTGCCGCGCATGATCGTCCGACCCCTGCCGTTCCGGACCCTCAGGAGACCGGCCGGAAGGCCACTCAGGAACTGCTGAAACTGCTGGAACTGGATGACTTCAACGGCATCAGGACGGACGAGGACATCTTCGTCGGGCCGGTGCACGAGCAGCCTCGCAGCCGCGTGTTCGGCGGGCAGGTCCTGGCGCAGTCCCTCATGGCCGCCGGCCGCACGGTCGATCCGGAACGAGCCGTCCACTCGATGCACGGGTACTTCCTCCGGGCCGGTGATTCGCAGGAGCCCATCACGTTCGGAGTTCAGCGCCTGCGGGACGGCCGCTCCTTCTCCGCGCGCCGCGTGCATGCTTACCAAGGCGGCGTGCCGATCCTGTCGATGATCGCGTCCTTCCAGACGGAGGACGAGGGCGTGGACCACTTCCAGCCGATGCCCGAGGGCATGCCGGACCCGGAGTCCCTCCCATCCACCGCCGAGCTGCTCGCCGGGATCGACCATCCGGTGGCCCGGTATTGGGCCTTCGAGCGGGCGTTCGACATCCGGCACATCGATGCTCCGCTCTACCTGAGCGCCGATCCGCAGGCCGGCGCTCGGAACGCCGTATGGATGAAGACCTTCGACACCCTGCCTGACGACCCCGCGCTGCACCGCGCCGCCCTCGCCTATGCGAGTGACTACACGCTGCTGGAGTCGATCCTGCGCAGGCATTCCCTGGCCTGGAGCAATCCCGGGATGAGCGTCGCCAGCCTGGACCACGCCATGTGGTGGCACCGACCGGTCCGCGCCGACGAATGGCTTCTCTACGTGCAGGACTCCCCCAGCGCACAAAACTCCCGCGGGCTCGCGCAGGGCCGGATCTACGACCGGAACGGTGTCCTCGTGGCCTCCGTCGCCCAGGAGGGCATGGTCCGCGTCCCCGAGCTGTAG
- a CDS encoding S8 family peptidase: MVTSQGENGFTEGRYIVVLAEKPAASYDGGLPGLPATRPAKGQKMDARSADVQRYRHHLQSAQNQVAHREGIAIKKSFSTAINAFTAHLSVEQASRLAKDPQVLSVAADGQAAPAYSTLDYLKVDGPDGLWQKQFQGAAAAGKGVVVGVIDSGYTPSNPFFRGEEVKSLGGKTPVVGEPYRTDEGEIQMLKSDGGTFSGDCQAGQGFAGTECNSKVISARYFPDEYLNDVPPEHRAPEELLSPVDVGGHGSHTASTAAGNAAVRTTLGGRDMGVTGGVAPGAKLAIYKTCWQDDDPDTGGCYYSSAVAAIDQAILDGVDVLNYSISGFTDTTSDPVSLAFLSAVSAGIFVSAAGSNNGPGAGTIAHGAPWLTTVAASTFTGQLQGTVEFADGTKFRGASIMAHSVPDTKILLGADAPSGSGNATYCAPGSLAPDVVKGTIVVCDRGGDVDRVVKSAEVKRAGGAGMVLVNLSEGTEDTDQHAVPSVHINIPDSLALKQKVEKNPGIEARLVDHDTTGLPVAPQPQIAGFSSRGPLLTAGSDLLKPDLAAPGVNVLAAISPIASGGAQFGMMSGTSMAAPHVAGFAALALSKHPDWSPATIKSALMTTATDIRNADGSRNGDLFATGSGEVNPAGYLAPGLVYDAGQDDYLGYLQGQGLNLGIEGLKSIAARDMNVPSFAVGSFAGSVEVTRTVTALTPGIFRARADVPGIRVTISPSVLNFDAAGQKKSFKVRFESTGTNLGKFTMGHIVWEGAGHKVTSPVAVRAESLQVASELNFSSADGDGRASVPFTGGVSGAVKARMEGLAKADARPVELVPGPVAEQQDASNAVTTVTVAPGAPLAKFAVVSSSSSADFDLTVRGPDGKERVASTSSASESIVWPDPAPGEYTVMTNLYASPDGAKTKASLEATVLGVDEHVATIEPSPLAVRTGQKSSFDVKWSGLAPGSYLGRVSYDGSSHPTLVDLRITDPAQG; this comes from the coding sequence ATGGTCACCAGCCAAGGCGAGAATGGCTTCACGGAGGGGCGATACATCGTGGTGCTCGCCGAGAAACCGGCGGCGAGCTATGACGGGGGATTGCCTGGACTTCCTGCGACCCGTCCCGCCAAAGGGCAGAAAATGGACGCCCGAAGCGCCGATGTTCAGCGGTACCGACATCATCTGCAGTCGGCGCAGAACCAGGTGGCCCACCGCGAGGGTATCGCCATTAAGAAGAGCTTCTCCACCGCTATCAATGCCTTTACGGCGCACTTGAGCGTCGAACAGGCGAGTCGGCTCGCCAAAGACCCCCAGGTCCTGTCCGTTGCTGCCGACGGGCAAGCCGCGCCTGCCTATTCGACCCTGGACTATTTGAAGGTCGACGGGCCGGACGGTCTCTGGCAGAAGCAGTTCCAAGGCGCAGCCGCCGCAGGCAAGGGCGTGGTGGTGGGCGTCATCGATTCGGGGTACACCCCGTCGAACCCCTTCTTCAGGGGCGAAGAAGTCAAAAGCCTGGGCGGCAAGACGCCGGTAGTGGGTGAGCCCTATCGGACCGACGAGGGTGAGATTCAGATGCTCAAGTCGGACGGTGGAACGTTTAGTGGTGACTGCCAAGCCGGTCAAGGATTCGCCGGGACCGAATGCAACTCGAAGGTGATTTCCGCCCGTTACTTTCCTGATGAATACCTGAACGATGTGCCGCCGGAACACCGTGCCCCTGAGGAGCTGTTGTCGCCTGTTGACGTTGGCGGGCACGGATCTCACACGGCTAGCACGGCGGCGGGGAATGCCGCTGTTCGAACCACTCTGGGCGGTCGGGACATGGGCGTGACCGGTGGAGTCGCGCCTGGAGCCAAACTCGCGATTTACAAGACGTGTTGGCAGGACGACGACCCGGACACCGGCGGGTGTTATTACTCTTCCGCGGTGGCCGCGATCGATCAGGCGATCCTCGACGGGGTGGACGTCCTCAACTATTCGATCAGTGGATTCACTGACACCACGAGTGATCCTGTCTCCCTGGCATTTCTATCGGCCGTCTCAGCAGGGATCTTCGTCTCGGCCGCTGGCAGCAACAATGGCCCCGGAGCGGGGACGATCGCTCACGGCGCACCCTGGCTGACCACCGTGGCCGCCAGCACGTTCACGGGACAGCTGCAAGGCACCGTGGAGTTTGCGGACGGCACGAAGTTTCGTGGTGCCAGCATCATGGCGCATAGCGTTCCAGACACCAAGATTCTCTTGGGGGCCGATGCCCCCTCGGGTTCCGGAAACGCGACGTATTGTGCCCCTGGGAGCTTAGCCCCAGATGTTGTGAAGGGAACGATCGTGGTGTGTGATCGGGGAGGCGACGTGGACCGGGTGGTCAAGAGCGCCGAGGTCAAAAGGGCTGGCGGCGCGGGAATGGTCCTGGTCAATCTCAGCGAGGGTACCGAGGATACGGATCAGCACGCGGTTCCGTCGGTCCACATCAACATCCCCGATAGTTTGGCGCTCAAACAAAAGGTCGAGAAGAATCCCGGAATCGAGGCTCGACTGGTCGACCACGACACCACGGGACTGCCAGTAGCTCCGCAGCCACAGATTGCGGGATTCTCCTCCCGCGGGCCTCTTCTGACGGCAGGGTCTGACCTCCTTAAGCCCGACCTCGCGGCCCCGGGAGTGAACGTTCTGGCAGCGATCTCGCCCATCGCCTCAGGTGGGGCCCAGTTCGGCATGATGTCGGGAACTTCCATGGCAGCCCCGCACGTGGCCGGATTTGCAGCACTGGCCCTGTCGAAACACCCTGACTGGTCTCCTGCCACGATCAAGTCGGCTCTCATGACTACTGCCACCGACATCAGAAATGCCGATGGCAGCCGGAATGGCGACTTGTTCGCCACTGGTTCGGGCGAAGTCAATCCTGCGGGTTATCTGGCGCCGGGTCTCGTCTATGACGCGGGTCAGGACGACTACTTGGGGTACCTGCAGGGGCAAGGCCTGAACTTGGGTATAGAGGGCTTGAAGAGCATCGCGGCGCGCGACATGAACGTTCCATCGTTTGCCGTCGGTTCGTTCGCGGGTTCCGTGGAGGTCACCCGCACGGTGACTGCGCTGACACCCGGCATCTTCCGGGCACGTGCAGACGTTCCCGGCATCAGGGTGACCATCTCTCCGAGTGTGCTGAACTTCGACGCTGCCGGGCAGAAGAAGAGTTTCAAGGTTCGCTTCGAGAGCACGGGCACAAACCTGGGGAAGTTCACGATGGGCCACATCGTGTGGGAAGGGGCGGGCCACAAAGTGACCTCACCGGTCGCCGTCCGCGCCGAGTCCCTTCAGGTGGCGTCAGAGCTGAATTTCAGTAGCGCCGACGGCGACGGACGGGCCTCTGTGCCCTTCACCGGCGGAGTTTCAGGAGCTGTCAAGGCGAGGATGGAAGGTCTCGCCAAGGCCGACGCCAGACCAGTCGAGTTGGTGCCAGGCCCTGTCGCCGAGCAACAGGACGCCTCCAATGCCGTCACGACGGTGACCGTAGCCCCGGGAGCTCCGCTCGCGAAGTTCGCCGTGGTGTCCTCCAGTAGTTCAGCGGACTTCGACCTGACGGTCCGTGGCCCGGATGGAAAGGAGCGCGTGGCGTCGACGTCGTCTGCCAGCGAGAGCATTGTCTGGCCGGATCCCGCGCCGGGGGAGTACACCGTCATGACGAACCTGTACGCCAGCCCCGATGGAGCGAAGACCAAGGCTTCGCTGGAAGCGACGGTGCTCGGCGTTGACGAGCATGTGGCGACCATCGAGCCTTCTCCGCTCGCGGTACGGACGGGCCAGAAATCCAGCTTCGACGTGAAATGGTCGGGTCTGGCCCCGGGCTCCTATCTTGGCCGGGTGTCCTACGACGGTTCCAGCCATCCCACCCTGGTCGATCTGAGGATTACCGACCCCGCGCAGGGATGA
- a CDS encoding single-stranded DNA-binding protein — protein sequence MADIITVRGLVAGDVRPGTTNGGVNTANFRLGSTDRHYDRATQQWVDGDTNWFTVQAYRQLAGNIAGSVKKGQRVVVMGRLKLRQWERDGRVYNVAQIDAESIGHDLSWGTANYQRSVAQQPANREPEAGTPGAGTQAAREEVVLVEGQRVDPETGEFLDDRQADTPSGGDDEGRAGGQLGVVRDVEETDRYPEAA from the coding sequence ATGGCAGACATCATCACGGTGCGGGGCTTAGTGGCCGGGGACGTCCGGCCCGGGACCACCAACGGCGGCGTCAACACGGCGAACTTCCGTCTGGGCTCCACGGACCGGCATTACGACAGGGCCACGCAGCAGTGGGTGGACGGGGACACCAACTGGTTCACAGTTCAGGCCTATCGCCAGTTGGCGGGGAACATCGCGGGCAGCGTCAAGAAGGGCCAGCGCGTGGTGGTCATGGGCCGCCTCAAGCTCCGTCAGTGGGAACGGGATGGGAGGGTCTACAACGTCGCCCAGATCGACGCGGAGAGCATCGGCCACGACCTCAGTTGGGGGACGGCGAACTATCAGAGGAGCGTCGCGCAGCAGCCTGCGAACCGTGAACCCGAGGCCGGAACTCCCGGGGCCGGGACTCAGGCGGCACGTGAGGAGGTGGTCCTGGTCGAAGGGCAGCGCGTGGACCCGGAAACCGGCGAGTTCCTCGACGACCGGCAGGCTGACACGCCAAGCGGCGGGGACGACGAGGGGCGGGCGGGAGGTCAGCTCGGCGTGGTGCGTGATGTCGAGGAGACCGACCGCTACCCCGAGGCGGCCTGA
- a CDS encoding YoaK family protein, translating into MSTLWRDAWHTVRPRPDDPHGPLAPMLVLLTIVTGLVDAFSYLELGRVFVANMTGNVVFLSFALGGAPGFLWWASLLAVVTFLLGALLGGRIGAASGGHRGRHLFAGAATQTALLAVAVILTWVAPVASPRDSYDGALLAVLIIILGVAMGLQNATARGLGVPDLTTTVLTMTLTGMGADSRIAGGRDSRIGRRLLSVLAMFAGGLAGVLLIESGQGRWVLVFATLLLGGITLWVARSRRATTGWVQKPA; encoded by the coding sequence ATGAGCACTCTCTGGCGCGACGCGTGGCACACGGTCCGGCCCCGGCCGGACGACCCCCACGGCCCGCTCGCCCCGATGCTGGTGCTCCTGACGATCGTCACGGGCCTGGTCGACGCGTTCAGCTACCTCGAACTGGGCCGGGTCTTCGTGGCGAACATGACCGGCAACGTCGTGTTCCTGTCGTTCGCCCTGGGCGGCGCTCCGGGCTTCCTCTGGTGGGCATCGCTCCTCGCGGTGGTCACCTTCCTGCTCGGAGCACTGCTCGGAGGGAGGATCGGTGCGGCGTCCGGCGGACATCGCGGCCGCCATCTGTTCGCGGGGGCCGCCACCCAGACCGCGCTGCTCGCCGTCGCCGTGATCCTGACCTGGGTGGCGCCGGTGGCGTCCCCTCGGGATTCCTATGACGGTGCGCTCCTGGCGGTGCTGATCATCATCCTCGGGGTCGCCATGGGCCTCCAGAACGCGACGGCGCGCGGTCTCGGCGTCCCGGACCTCACCACGACGGTGCTGACCATGACGCTCACCGGCATGGGTGCGGACAGCAGGATCGCGGGCGGCAGGGACAGCCGGATCGGCAGGAGGCTCCTCTCGGTGCTCGCGATGTTCGCAGGCGGCCTGGCCGGTGTGCTGCTCATCGAATCCGGGCAGGGCCGCTGGGTCCTGGTCTTCGCCACGCTCCTGCTGGGAGGGATCACGCTGTGGGTTGCCCGCTCCCGCCGCGCAACCACCGGCTGGGTGCAGAAGCCGGCCTGA